Sequence from the Paenibacillus riograndensis SBR5 genome:
GCATAATTGTTTTCCCGGAGATCCCTGTGAGCTGCTGCTCTATCGTACCGTTCATGGTTTTAAAGCCAACCCCGCCGCTTTCCTTCAGAGTCATATAACTGCTCAAAACATTGTTATAATAGCCCATAATCCGCGCTTCTCCTGGCTTCAGATCGACTCCCTCCACGCTGCTGTCACTGACTACGAGTGTCGAAATAACCGTGTTCCGGGAACCCTGTTCCATAATTTGCGAGCCATCGACTTCCATCGGGATGGGCTGCATATGGACCTCGCTGTATTTGATGTGCGCCTTATCCAGCGCCTGCACAAACCGCTCTTTGGCTTCCACCTGCGCAAACCCGAAATCGTCAGGCGAGTTGTCTTTGGCTGTCGCTCCTGCCGAATAATATGCGATATAACTGAGTGACAAGAGACCGATTGCCAGCGCGGATACTGTGGTAATGATCGTCAGCAGCAGCGCATTTGACTTCATCCGGAACATAATGGACGAGAGCGAGAGCACCTCATTAATGGTAAGGTAGCCTTGTTTACTCTTGCGGATAGCGTTGAACACAAAGCTGACCGTGCCTTTGTAGAACAGGTACGTGCCGATAATAACCAGTCCCAGGATAACAATCATCGAGGTCATCAGCCTGGTCATGTCATCTAATTTTCCGCTGAAGAGCAGGGTCGATAAATAATAACCTGACGCGATACAGCCGATGCCGAGCAAGCCGAGGACAATTTCCCACAGCGGCATTTTCCGGATGCGTTCCTGTGCGGTGGAGCTGACCTTGAACAGGGAAAGAATGCTCTGTGCTTTAATAAATGTATAGTTCATCAGCATGATCAGCAGATATATCCCGGCAAAGACAATCACGGTCTGCTGCAGCGCCTCCATTGAAAAGCGGAGCTTGGCTACAGATTCAATCGCCAGAATTTTGAACAAAATCATCAGAATCAGCCGCGACACCGCAAACCCGGCACCAATCCCAAGGAGCATGGACCCGAAATACAGGATCAGGTTCTCGGCGCTTAACAGCTTGAAGATTTTCCCCTTCGTTAGTCCGATCAGTTGAAACAGCCCGATCTCGCGGCTGCGCCGCTTAATGAAGATCGTGTTTGCATACAACAGGAAAATAGCGACTATGGCCACCAGCAGTACCGAAGATGCGCCGAGGGCGGCTCCCCCTTTAATCGAACCGGCGACTATATCCAAGGACGGGTCATACTTAAGCGTAACAAAAGAGAAATACAGCGCCACCCCGAAGACCAGAGCAAAGACGTACAGATAATAGTTTTTGATGTTTTTCCGCAGATTGAGCAGGATAATATAGTTGATGCTCATTGCTGGACACCGCCCAATACACTCTGGGTCTTCATAATATCGTTGAAAAAGGACTGCCGTGCTTCATCGCCTTTATTCAGCTGCGTGTAAATTTGACCGTCGCGGATAAACACTACCCGGCTGCAATAGCTGGCGGCAATCGCATCATGGGTGACCATCACAATCGTGGCCTGGCGTTTCGTATTCATGTCGGCAAGCTTATTCAGCAGGTCGGAGGCTGACTTGGAATCAAGCGCACCGGTAGGCTCATCTGCAAAAATAATGCTCGGATCATGGATAAACGCCCGTGCCGCCGAGGTCCGCTGTTTCTGTCCGCCGGAGATTTCCGCTGGGTATTTATCTTTCAATTCGTAGATCCCCAGCTCGCCTGCCACCTGCTCGAACTTCTGGTGCGCTTCTCTCCTGGATATGCCGGTGATCGAAAGCGGCAGCAGCACATTTTCTTTGACGGTCAAGGTGTCCAGCAGATTGTATTCCTGAAAAATAAACCCCAGATGCTGTTTGCGGAATTCCGCCAGCTGCTTCTCCTTCATCCGCGTAAATTCCTTGCCTTCGATTTCAATCGTTCCCTGACTTACCCGGTCAATGGAGGAAAGGACGTTCAGCAGGGTGGTTTTTCCCGAACCGGAAGCCCCCATAATGCCGACGAACTCGCCTTTGCTGACTTGAAGGTCGATTCCTTTCAGCACTTCCTGTCTGTTGAATTTGTTGCCATACGTTTTATAAATTTTGTTCGCTTCCAGAATCATTGGTGATTTTCAACTCCTAAAGTGATTTCGATCCCTAAAAATTTCGATCCCTCCCAAACCCTCCCTTAGCCAAGGGAGGGCCCCAAGGGCTCCGCCCTCTGGACACCCGGTGAAGTGCAATTAGCGTAGGCGTTCAGATTGGCTGGACTTGGGAATGTGGGGAGTAGGATCGCTTGCCGTCCCTGCGGGACCCGCTTAACTGCAGCGGTACCTGGATAAACCCACTTGATCATCTGATGTTGCACTATGTCTGATCTATAAAAGATTAAGATCAAAACACCTCGATCCTCTGATGTTGCACTATGTCTGATCTCTTTAAATCTATCATAAGCGGGTTACGTTATATTATCCTGCGTTTCGGCGAACAAAACGAAAAGGCATGTGACATTGTTGTCACATGCCCGTAATGCGCAAAAAGTCATTTTTACGCGGAAAAGTCAAGGTAAACGTAGTGCCTTCGCCAAGCATTGAATCTGCATGAATGCCGATCTGCAGCGGCTCCGCCACCTGTTTTGTCAGGTAGAGTCCCATGCCTGTGGCGGCTCCCTCTTGGCGCCCGGTGGTAGAAGTGAAGCCTTTATCATATATCCGCGGTAAATCTTTGGGGTCAATCCCTCTTCCATGATCTTCAATGATCAGCACGGTGTGGCCCGCCTTTTCCCTACTCTGGATGAGAATGTCGGAGTTTTCACTATATTTTACGGCATTTGTCAGCAGCTGCCTAAGAATAAACCCAAGCCATTTGCCATCCGTGAGCACCGCTTCGACGGCAAGGTCCACATCAAAACCGATTCCTTTGGGAATACACCAGGATTTCAGCGCCTGAATCTCTTTATTCAGGACGGGTTCAAGCCGGATCATCTCGATATACAGATCGTTGCGCATGAACGGAATCCGTTTCTGATGAAGCTGCTGGTCCAGCAAATGATGAACCCGCAGCCATTCGTACATTAATTTGGGCTTCAGCGTTTCATCCGTCAGCCGTTCGATCATCAGCTGCATGGCCGTAAGCGGAGTTTTGACCTCATGAATCCAGGACAGCAGATCGTCCTTCTCCTGTTCAAGCAGTTGAAAATTTGCAGAGGACTCCCGTCTGTAACGTTCGGTTTGGGCATTGACTGCCTCCTGCACCATCCTTTCGAATGGACTGTTCGCTTCCTTGAAGGTGCTCAGATCATATACCTCGTCCCAAGCGCCCATCCGTTGATAAAAACGGGTTTCCTTATGATACCGGAGAAACACAAAAGTTGTACATACCATGATGTTCAGTACGACAATATACAATACGGACAAGAACGGAATGGATGAATCCACATAAGCCACGAACAAAAAAATGATCTGCAGCCCGCCAAGCAGAAGGAGCCAGCTTAACTTCTCCTTTATGTATTTTCTTATCATACCAGCGCCTCTTCGGTAGCCATATAGCCTTGCCCCACCTTGGTTTCTATATATGCATCCAGACCCAGCGGCTCGAGTTTTTTACGCAGCCGGTTCACATTTACGGTCAGGGTGTTGTCGCTCACAAAATGCTCATTATCCCACAGTTTTCTGATCAGCTCTTCACGCTCAACGATCCGGTCCTTACTCTCCACCAGTATTTTGAGGATTAACATTTCATTCTTCGTCAGCAGAGCAGACTCATGTTCCAAGGTTATCGTATTCTTCACATATTCAATCGTTGCCCCACGCCATGTCTTCAGCTCAGTCCGCTCGGTGCTGTAGTTATACACCCGGCGCAGCGTGGCCTGGATTTTGGCGATAAGCACTTCGAAATGGAACGGCTTCTGGATAAAGTCATCTGCTCCGAACTGCATCGACATAACCATATCGCTCGGGTGGTCGCGGGAGGACAGAACAATAATCGGCACATTGGAATGCGCGCGCAGGATCCGGCACCAATGGAACCCGTCGAACTGGGGAAGCTGGATATCAACAATGACCAGTTCAGGCTTGGCCGCCGTAAACTCCTGAAGGACCTTCCCGAAATCGGAAATGCCGTATACCTCATACGACCATTGGGATAACCGTTCCTTAATCTCGCCAAAAAGCGTAACATCGTCCTCAATCAGCATTATTTTGAACAATACAGCCACCTCGTTTCAAATCTTCCAGCGCAGATATTTAATCCAGGGTTATTTTAACATAGAAGCTGTAGATTGGGTTAGGCCTCCTTGCTTCAACATAGTCCAGTATGCCCACGGCATCAAAAAAGGCCCCCGCAAAGGGGACCCTTGATTTGTAATTAACCAATTTGCTGCTGCGGTCCCCGTTGTTCTGCCAAGGAATTCAGGACCTCTACGGTCATATCACGGCCCCCCTTGAAATTGGTAATCAGCGCTCCAATAGTATAAATTGGCCCCCACGGTATGCCCCACCATCCGAACAAAACGCTAAATACGGTGAATTTCAATCCTGTGCCCACTGCACCCATTCCTGGTGCTATGTAATATATGGACGAGCTTCTCCAGAAGGTCATTATGAGGATGGAGATGCAAAAAGTATAAACGACAAATTTACCACCTTGTCCTACCTCCTGCTCCAGCGTTTCCCATGTTAATCCTTCCAGACCTTTAATCTTCATCCTGCCATTCCCTCCGTATGTATGTGTATTGTTGCAATATTCTTTTGCAGAGTGATTGTAACATATGTTCCACATATTGTAATCGAACAATAGTCACTTATTATGCAAAATCTGGCTCCTAATCTAGTTGATTTTGATCGCTTTCATGTAATAGAATGAACTAATTATATAGAAAAGGATGCGCATAAGAAATGCGGTTGAAGGAACCACGTACACTCAGCAAAAGATCTATACTTTTTTTCTCGCTGATCATGCTTGCGAAAAGCTATTTTGCCTGGTATTACTTGTTCGAGGATGGTCCTACCTGGACAACATGGCTGAAAGAAATCCCGTTCATCCTGCTGATATTCTGCCTGATTGAATGGTTCGCCACCAAACGGAAAATCGCTATCTACATGATTGTCAATTTATTGATTACGGTTTTGTTTTTCTCTTTGATTGTCTATCATAATCATTTTGGCATTATTGCCACTTCTCAGGTTATCGGTCAGGCCAAACAGGTTGGAGCCGTGAAGAAAAGCATATTTTCGGTGCTCCACCCGCAGTATATGCTGATTTTTCTGGATATCATTATCATTAGCCTGGTGATGTTCAGCCGGAAAAAGGCCGTCGCCTGGAAAAAAGCCATGTCCCGCCGGAGCAACCGCAAAGCGGTCGCTGCCCTGTTCTGCATTTCGCTGATCATTTGTATGATGAATATTTTCCCGAATCAGGCCAGTATGAATGAAACGGTTCAAGCCGAGCAAATGGGAATTCTTAATTATGAAGCCTACGCCCTGCTTGCAGAGCATAAAGAAGAGCAAATTGAACTCTCCCAAATCACACAAGCCGCCATCGATCAAAAAAAGGGCATTCAGGAGCAATCCAACCCGGCCCTGTTCGGTGCTGCCAAGGGAAAAAATCTGATTATCATTCAAATGGAGTCTTTCCAGAATTTCCTGATTAATCTGTCCATCGATGGGCAGGAGATTACTCCTAATATGAACAAGCTGGCCGCAGGAAACTTTTACTTTCCGCGTTTTTACCAGCAGGTCGGTCAAGGCAATACCTCGGATGCGGAATTTATCGTGAACACTTCCTTTTATGTTCCGCCGGATGGACCGGCTACCGACATCTATGCTCCCAAAGAGCTTCCCAGCCTGCCCAAGCTGCTGCAGGCGCAAGGGTACGACACGGCAACGTTTCATACCAATGAGGTTGACTTCTGGAACCGTGGTGAGCTGTACAAAGCATTGGGCTTTGACCGTTACTATGACAAGGCCTTTTTTGGTGAAGACGATAAGGTATTCTACGGGGCTTCCGATGAAATTCTATACAAGAAGACATCCGCAGAACTGGCGAGAATGGACCAGAGAAGCCAGCCGTTCTATTCCCACGTGATCTCGATGTCATCGCATAATCCGTTCACCATTCCCGAAGATAAATACAAGATGGCGCTGCCGGAACGCTTTGAAGGAACGCTTGTCGGGAATTACATTCGTGCCCAGAATTATGCTGACTATGCTCTTGGCCAGTTCATCGATGAGCTTAAGCAGAATGGTGTATGGGATAACAGCTTAATTATGTTGTACGGCGATCACCGGGGACTGCCCATTTTCTCCCTCAAGGAAGAGGATCATGTCTTATTGGAGGAAATTCTGAATCATAAATATACGGAACGCGATTTGATTAATATTCCGCTGATCATCGCCTCCCCGGGATTAACGACGCCAAGCGTGAAGGAACAATTAGGCGGGCAGGTAGATATTTTACCAACGGTATCCAATCTATTAGGGGTATCCCTTGACAGCCATATTCATTTCGGGCAGGATCTGTTGAATCAATCCGCGTATAATCTGCTTCCACAGCGCTATTATTTGCCGACAGGCTCATTTGTAAATAATGAAGAGCTGTTTCTGTCCGGCAGCGGATTCAAGGATGGCCAGCATTATACGTTATCCGGTGACGGCATGAAACCTCTGCAAGCTACAGAAGATGAATTCAACCGCGCGCTGGAGCTGCTTCACCTGTCTGACAGCTATGTAACCCAATTGCCTGACAGAGAAGTAAAAGGCGAAGAAAATTAAGTCTCTCTTTTGGCAAAAAACAGCAATACATAGCGCAGCGAAGCCCACTTCGTAATCGAGGTGGGTTTTTTATTGTCAAAATGACATCACTATATTTGTAAATATAACAAATTATTCAATAATTATAATCCAGATGGTAGATTTATCATGAAAAAAAGAATAGAATGAATTTGGGAATATTTCCCTTAGCGTCAAAAAATAAAACTTGGAGGTGTTTGGTTATGCGAAAGTCAATTTCTGTTATCTCCACACTGGCCGTCACTATGTTGTTTTCGTCGCAATTAGCATTTGCAGAGGAAGCTGTGCTTCCAGCCAACAACATTCTTCCACAAACCGAAAGTCAAGAAATTGCACAGAAGGCTGATATTAAAGTTATTGATTTGTTGGATCAGAGCAATTCAGTAGATACGGGCCAAAAGGCGATACCATCCCAGCAAGCGGCAAGTCTGCTGCCGCCTCAACTGCAAGCAGCCAGCAATTATAATTTCTCGCCGCGTGATTTCGGTTATTCTATCGTGCAAACGAGCGATGGCGGCTACGTGTACACCGGCTCAACCACTGTGAATGGAAATGAAGATATCATATTTGCCAAGACAGACGCTGCTCTAACTCTGCAATGGGCATACGCTTATGGAGGAACAGGAGCCGAATCTGGAGCTGAAGTACGGGCAACCAGCGATGGCGGTTATATGATTGCCGGGACAAGCAATGCCAGCGGTTCTTCAGATGTCATTCTGGTCAAGACCGATGCAAGCGGTACAGTTCAATGGTCGAAAACCTACGGAGGGCCAGTCAAGGAAGAGGCCCAGGCTATGGAGCTTGGCACTGACGGTGGATATATCGTTGTCGGCACCAAGGAGAGCAGCAGTAATTCCAACGACGCTTATATGCTGAAGGTAGATGCAAACGGCAATATCCAATGGACCCGGACTTTCGGCAAAGATAACCTTGAAGACCGTTTTTACGGGGTGGCTGTGACACCGGATGGCGGTTATGTAGCCGTCGGATATAAAACGCTCTCCGAAATTATTAATCCGGGAACGGCTCAACGGATGTATGGCTTAATGGTGAAAGTAAATGGAAGCGGTAACACCGTATTTGAATCTACACTGGACCGCTATTCAATGTTGAACGGCGTTGCTGCAACATCAAGCGGTTATGTGGCAGCCGGGTCCATCAATAATGTTGATCTACCGAATAATAGTCAACTTTACAATATTTTTGTAACCAAAGTCAGTACGTCCGGCAGTCAAAGCTGGAGCCGGCAATTCCATGCGACCAATGGCGATTTTGCCAACGATATCAAGCTTGCGAAGGATGGCAACTTTATAGTGACAGGTTTTATTACTCCTGCAGTGTACAAGGAAGATCTGTTAATGTTAAAAATTGACGGCTCCGGAAACACGCAATGGTCGAATACCTATAGTTTTGGCGACACAGGCGAAATAGGCAGAAGCGTCGCAGCTGCCAGTGATGGCGGATATGTTGTTACCGGTTCGTATCTAGCCAACAACGATTATGACGTCCTCCTGCTTAAGTTTGGCAGTGATTGATTTTATGAAAAATTAAGCTGTTAAAAGTAAAGCAGCCTTATTCGTAAGGCTGCTTTACCCTATGGATTCAGGTTTCGCACCAGCTTTTGATACTTCCAGGTCTTGCCGTAATTGCTGCTGGTCAAGTATATCGTACCCACAACGTTACTCGCACCATCCTTGCTGAGCTGTACCGGGAACTGCCCCCGTGCCCCGTCGAATACCGGAGACAGCGGCGTCAGGCTATACTCTTCAAAGCCGCCAGGCAGTTTGAGATGAAGCTTGGTCCAGCTTTTACCTCCATCCTGCGTCCAGCAAACGGCCGGCTGGAAGTCCGTCTCATATCTGAACCCCATAAAACCGATCTTGTCATTTGCGAAGCCTGCTCCGGTTAATACTCTTGCATACACTTCATTGGCATTTCCCTTCACTTCGTTCCAGGTCTTCCCGCCATCCCTCGTTTTGTAGAGATAATGGTCTTCACTGCCCATCCCTTTGAAGCTGCTGAGTATCATCCAGCCGTCATTTTTGTTAATGAACCCGATGTTTTTGGTGGTGCCAGTGACCTCTTTGGTCACCGGGTAGGTATTCCAGGTCTTCCCCTGATCGTTGGTGATAAGCACCTGAACCGGAATTGCCCTGGAGCCTCCATACACAATGGCTGTTTTATCTGTGGAAATAAAGAAACCTGATCCATCTGCGGTCATACCCGACTCTTCGTCATAACCCGGATTCAAGGTTAGCGGAGCCTTCACCTTAGTTTTACCGTTATTGTACGAAATCATGACATGACCATCCTTATCCAGCGTATACAAATGGCCCGCATTATAGGCAATCACCTGCTCTCCTGCCGAGTTGCGGGTGTAGACAGTGCCAGGCTTGATCTTTGAACCGCTGCCTTCGCTTATGCCGGAGCCCCATATCCCTGCCAAGGCCATCAATACAACTGCTGCAATCCAGTGTGTTTTCAAAAGTAAACCTTTCCACATCATTTTTCCTCCCAATCTATTACCATATATCTCTAATCATAAAATTAATCGTGAACGACAGACCGCAGCTGCAAGACAACAAAACTCCTATCGGGTCACAGCCGGATGATTATTCTATTAAGTTTTACACATTTCGTCGATAGTCACTCAGACTGGCGGGAATATGCCCCGCTCCAAGAATAAGGCTGAAGATTAATAAATAGCCGGAGTGCAGGATTACGGAAGCAGACAGAAAATAGAGAACCGGGCTTAACGCCAGAGGTACGGGAATCCCCATGAGCGGCGTGAACAACAGCCTGTACGGTCTTCCATTCCTGAAATATCTGCCCCAACCGTAATAGTAAATGCCCAGTGAAAGCAGCATTACGATCAGTGCAAGGACCTCCAAACCGTTCTGCATATGCAGGGAATAAAAAA
This genomic interval carries:
- a CDS encoding ABC transporter permease encodes the protein MSINYIILLNLRKNIKNYYLYVFALVFGVALYFSFVTLKYDPSLDIVAGSIKGGAALGASSVLLVAIVAIFLLYANTIFIKRRSREIGLFQLIGLTKGKIFKLLSAENLILYFGSMLLGIGAGFAVSRLILMILFKILAIESVAKLRFSMEALQQTVIVFAGIYLLIMLMNYTFIKAQSILSLFKVSSTAQERIRKMPLWEIVLGLLGIGCIASGYYLSTLLFSGKLDDMTRLMTSMIVILGLVIIGTYLFYKGTVSFVFNAIRKSKQGYLTINEVLSLSSIMFRMKSNALLLTIITTVSALAIGLLSLSYIAYYSAGATAKDNSPDDFGFAQVEAKERFVQALDKAHIKYSEVHMQPIPMEVDGSQIMEQGSRNTVISTLVVSDSSVEGVDLKPGEARIMGYYNNVLSSYMTLKESGGVGFKTMNGTIEQQLTGISGKTIMPYFYSKGAGVFVVDETVYEELAQGQDPKLRSAKGAAAADYFGIELADRSQLKDANQIFTDQKPGEMSISQYEYKMNHRSGMGLIMFIVGFLGLTFLITSGCILYFKQMDEGEEEKAGYTILRKLGFTQGDLLRGIQFKQLFNFGIPLVVGLSHSYFAVKSGWFFFGTEMLTPMIMVMLLYTVLYSVFGFLSVLYYKRVISESL
- a CDS encoding ABC transporter ATP-binding protein, producing the protein MILEANKIYKTYGNKFNRQEVLKGIDLQVSKGEFVGIMGASGSGKTTLLNVLSSIDRVSQGTIEIEGKEFTRMKEKQLAEFRKQHLGFIFQEYNLLDTLTVKENVLLPLSITGISRREAHQKFEQVAGELGIYELKDKYPAEISGGQKQRTSAARAFIHDPSIIFADEPTGALDSKSASDLLNKLADMNTKRQATIVMVTHDAIAASYCSRVVFIRDGQIYTQLNKGDEARQSFFNDIMKTQSVLGGVQQ
- a CDS encoding sensor histidine kinase, producing MIRKYIKEKLSWLLLLGGLQIIFLFVAYVDSSIPFLSVLYIVVLNIMVCTTFVFLRYHKETRFYQRMGAWDEVYDLSTFKEANSPFERMVQEAVNAQTERYRRESSANFQLLEQEKDDLLSWIHEVKTPLTAMQLMIERLTDETLKPKLMYEWLRVHHLLDQQLHQKRIPFMRNDLYIEMIRLEPVLNKEIQALKSWCIPKGIGFDVDLAVEAVLTDGKWLGFILRQLLTNAVKYSENSDILIQSREKAGHTVLIIEDHGRGIDPKDLPRIYDKGFTSTTGRQEGAATGMGLYLTKQVAEPLQIGIHADSMLGEGTTFTLTFPRKNDFLRITGM
- a CDS encoding response regulator transcription factor: MFKIMLIEDDVTLFGEIKERLSQWSYEVYGISDFGKVLQEFTAAKPELVIVDIQLPQFDGFHWCRILRAHSNVPIIVLSSRDHPSDMVMSMQFGADDFIQKPFHFEVLIAKIQATLRRVYNYSTERTELKTWRGATIEYVKNTITLEHESALLTKNEMLILKILVESKDRIVEREELIRKLWDNEHFVSDNTLTVNVNRLRKKLEPLGLDAYIETKVGQGYMATEEALV
- a CDS encoding LTA synthase family protein gives rise to the protein MLAKSYFAWYYLFEDGPTWTTWLKEIPFILLIFCLIEWFATKRKIAIYMIVNLLITVLFFSLIVYHNHFGIIATSQVIGQAKQVGAVKKSIFSVLHPQYMLIFLDIIIISLVMFSRKKAVAWKKAMSRRSNRKAVAALFCISLIICMMNIFPNQASMNETVQAEQMGILNYEAYALLAEHKEEQIELSQITQAAIDQKKGIQEQSNPALFGAAKGKNLIIIQMESFQNFLINLSIDGQEITPNMNKLAAGNFYFPRFYQQVGQGNTSDAEFIVNTSFYVPPDGPATDIYAPKELPSLPKLLQAQGYDTATFHTNEVDFWNRGELYKALGFDRYYDKAFFGEDDKVFYGASDEILYKKTSAELARMDQRSQPFYSHVISMSSHNPFTIPEDKYKMALPERFEGTLVGNYIRAQNYADYALGQFIDELKQNGVWDNSLIMLYGDHRGLPIFSLKEEDHVLLEEILNHKYTERDLINIPLIIASPGLTTPSVKEQLGGQVDILPTVSNLLGVSLDSHIHFGQDLLNQSAYNLLPQRYYLPTGSFVNNEELFLSGSGFKDGQHYTLSGDGMKPLQATEDEFNRALELLHLSDSYVTQLPDREVKGEEN
- a CDS encoding sialidase family protein; this encodes MMWKGLLLKTHWIAAVVLMALAGIWGSGISEGSGSKIKPGTVYTRNSAGEQVIAYNAGHLYTLDKDGHVMISYNNGKTKVKAPLTLNPGYDEESGMTADGSGFFISTDKTAIVYGGSRAIPVQVLITNDQGKTWNTYPVTKEVTGTTKNIGFINKNDGWMILSSFKGMGSEDHYLYKTRDGGKTWNEVKGNANEVYARVLTGAGFANDKIGFMGFRYETDFQPAVCWTQDGGKSWTKLHLKLPGGFEEYSLTPLSPVFDGARGQFPVQLSKDGASNVVGTIYLTSSNYGKTWKYQKLVRNLNP